From Sodalis glossinidius str. 'morsitans', the proteins below share one genomic window:
- a CDS encoding NAD-dependent epimerase/dehydratase family protein encodes MTASAVNRGEYVIHGGQQWRPFIHCRDVAKAITLILDSPEGKVSGKTFNIGDDQLNMTLSELGNMICGCLPDILLKNESTITDNRSYRVSFGKIRDELGFSADYDISRGIREIEMLVRSHMVPDPDLTIYSNVKTLKHNLP; translated from the coding sequence ATGACCGCTAGTGCAGTCAACAGGGGAGAATACGTGATTCATGGCGGGCAACAATGGCGTCCGTTTATTCATTGTCGGGATGTGGCCAAGGCCATAACCCTAATCCTGGATTCGCCGGAGGGGAAGGTGAGCGGGAAGACGTTCAATATCGGTGATGACCAATTGAATATGACTTTGTCTGAATTGGGAAATATGATCTGCGGCTGTCTTCCTGACATCCTGCTAAAAAATGAGTCAACAATAACAGATAATAGAAGCTATCGCGTTTCTTTTGGTAAAATCCGAGACGAACTAGGGTTTTCTGCTGATTATGACATAAGCAGAGGTATTAGAGAGATAGAGATGCTGGTGAGAAGCCATATGGTGCCAGATCCTGATCTGACTATCTACAGTAATGTTAAAACCCTGAAACATAACTTACCTTAA
- a CDS encoding NAD-dependent epimerase/dehydratase family protein, with the protein MERILVTGGAGYIGTHLVRQLLSQGHFVRVLDNGTFGLSGLRPFYGLNRFEMQKGDIQITAHLRKSISTIDKIIHLAGIVGNPACSFDKDFCHEVNVVATRRIFDEAARGNVKNIVFASSCSVYGYGDDIFTEDSRLNPFDYYSETKVKGEAIAQAYKDDLVVTLCRFSTVFGAFTENAI; encoded by the coding sequence ATGGAAAGGATTCTTGTTACAGGTGGAGCTGGCTACATCGGTACCCATTTAGTGAGACAGCTACTTTCTCAGGGTCACTTTGTCCGCGTTTTGGATAATGGGACATTCGGTCTGTCAGGATTACGGCCCTTTTATGGATTGAATCGTTTTGAGATGCAAAAAGGGGATATACAAATCACAGCGCATCTTCGCAAATCGATCAGCACTATTGATAAAATTATTCATTTGGCTGGGATTGTAGGCAATCCGGCATGTTCCTTTGATAAAGATTTTTGTCATGAAGTTAATGTCGTTGCCACCAGACGAATCTTTGATGAGGCCGCCAGAGGAAATGTCAAAAACATAGTCTTTGCCTCCAGCTGTAGCGTGTACGGTTATGGTGATGATATTTTTACCGAAGATTCAAGATTGAATCCGTTCGATTACTACTCAGAAACCAAAGTCAAAGGTGAAGCTATCGCGCAGGCCTACAAAGATGACTTAGTCGTGACGCTATGTCGATTCTCTACGGTTTTTGGTGCATTCACGGAGAATGCGATTTGA
- the wecG gene encoding lipopolysaccharide N-acetylmannosaminouronosyltransferase, with protein MHNNDGVPHYQIRGLSLWGFRDRADFIDYLFAGGRLKTGTLVAINAEKVLNAERDAALKKLLDEAEYKYADGISIVRSIRRKYRHAEVSRIAGADLWEDLMARAGREGVPVFLVGGRPVVLMRTEAQLRARWNVNIVGRQDGYFSVDAQPALVERIRASGAAIVTVAMGSPRQEQLIALIRREHPAALYMGVGGTYDVFTRHVKRAPKGWQDLGLEWLYRLLSQPSRLQRQLKLLRYLGYHISGRL; from the coding sequence ATGCATAATAACGACGGGGTACCCCACTATCAAATCCGCGGCCTGTCCCTGTGGGGATTTCGCGATCGGGCTGACTTCATCGATTATCTGTTTGCAGGCGGACGGCTTAAAACCGGCACGCTGGTGGCGATTAACGCCGAGAAAGTGCTCAACGCCGAGCGGGATGCGGCGCTGAAAAAGTTGCTCGACGAGGCGGAATACAAATATGCCGATGGTATCAGCATCGTGCGTTCGATCCGCCGTAAATATCGCCATGCCGAAGTAAGCCGTATTGCAGGGGCGGATTTATGGGAAGATTTAATGGCCCGCGCCGGCAGGGAGGGTGTGCCGGTGTTTTTGGTCGGCGGCCGCCCGGTGGTGCTGATGCGGACCGAAGCGCAACTGCGCGCACGCTGGAATGTCAACATTGTCGGCCGGCAGGATGGTTATTTTAGCGTCGACGCACAGCCGGCCCTGGTTGAACGCATCCGCGCCAGCGGGGCCGCCATTGTCACCGTTGCCATGGGGTCGCCGCGTCAGGAGCAACTGATAGCGTTAATCCGGCGGGAGCATCCTGCGGCGCTGTACATGGGCGTGGGCGGTACCTATGACGTGTTTACCAGACACGTCAAGCGCGCGCCCAAGGGATGGCAGGATCTTGGTCTGGAGTGGCTTTACCGTCTATTAAGCCAGCCGTCACGCCTGCAGCGCCAGCTTAAACTTTTACGTTATCTGGGCTATCATATCAGCGGACGCCTGTAG
- the wzyE gene encoding ECA oligosaccharide polymerase, which translates to MTLAQFGGLLVVYILSLTLVAALTYREFRWVRFNFNVFFSLLYLLTFYLGFPFTCLLVFRYGVEVVPVDNLLEALLAATSFYGIYYVSYKTRLFARPRGPRPPWFSISRTEIHLLWLLLALIALATVLIFFMQNGFLLFRLRAYSQIFSSDVSGVALKRFFYFFIPAMLLIYFLQPTRRRWIIFLITTVAFGIFTYLVVGGTRANIIIAFALFLFIGIQRGWITLWMLAGAGVVAIGGMFWLALKRYGLNVSSDEAFYTFLYLTRDTFSPWENLALLLQNYGHIDFQGLAPIVRDFYVFIPGWLWPDRPSLVLNTANYFTWEVLVNHSGLAISPTLIGSLVVMGGVGFIPLGAVVVGLVIKGFDTLYERGKAAGDRYRASLLQSFCFGAVFNMIVLAREGVDAFVSRVVFFCLIFGLCLLVAKLLFLLFRHAGFIRPRTAGLNDYNAMP; encoded by the coding sequence ATGACCCTTGCGCAGTTCGGCGGCCTGCTGGTGGTCTATATATTATCGCTCACGTTGGTGGCGGCGCTGACCTACCGGGAGTTTCGGTGGGTCAGGTTTAATTTCAATGTCTTTTTCTCCTTGTTATACCTGTTGACGTTTTATCTCGGCTTCCCTTTTACCTGCCTGCTGGTGTTTCGCTACGGCGTTGAGGTGGTCCCGGTGGACAACCTGCTTGAGGCATTATTGGCGGCGACCTCCTTCTACGGCATCTATTATGTCAGCTACAAAACCCGTCTTTTCGCTCGTCCACGCGGCCCTCGGCCGCCCTGGTTCAGCATCAGCCGCACCGAAATTCATTTGCTTTGGCTGCTGCTTGCACTCATTGCCTTAGCAACGGTTTTAATCTTCTTCATGCAGAACGGTTTCCTGCTGTTCCGGCTGCGCGCCTACAGCCAGATCTTCTCAAGCGATGTCTCCGGCGTTGCGTTAAAGCGCTTCTTTTATTTTTTCATCCCCGCCATGCTGCTGATTTACTTCCTGCAGCCGACCCGGCGCCGCTGGATAATATTCCTCATCACCACGGTCGCCTTCGGTATTTTCACCTATCTCGTGGTGGGCGGCACCCGCGCCAATATCATCATTGCCTTCGCATTGTTTTTGTTTATCGGTATTCAACGCGGCTGGATCACGTTGTGGATGCTGGCGGGCGCTGGCGTTGTGGCGATCGGGGGCATGTTCTGGCTGGCGCTGAAACGCTATGGTCTGAATGTCAGCAGCGATGAGGCGTTTTATACTTTTCTCTATTTAACGCGTGATACCTTCTCGCCCTGGGAAAATCTGGCGCTGCTGCTGCAAAACTATGGCCATATTGATTTTCAGGGGTTGGCGCCCATCGTGCGTGATTTTTACGTCTTTATTCCCGGCTGGCTGTGGCCTGACAGGCCATCATTGGTGCTCAATACGGCGAATTACTTTACCTGGGAAGTGCTGGTCAACCATTCAGGATTGGCGATATCACCCACGCTAATCGGCTCGCTCGTGGTGATGGGCGGGGTAGGTTTTATCCCGCTGGGCGCTGTCGTGGTCGGGCTTGTTATTAAGGGGTTCGATACGCTCTATGAACGCGGCAAGGCGGCGGGGGATCGCTACCGCGCTTCGTTGCTGCAATCATTTTGCTTTGGTGCGGTATTCAATATGATTGTATTGGCGCGTGAAGGCGTGGATGCGTTTGTTTCACGGGTGGTGTTTTTCTGTCTGATATTCGGGCTATGTCTGCTCGTGGCCAAACTTTTGTTCCTGCTGTTCCGACATGCGGGATTCATTCGGCCGCGCACCGCCGGATTAAACGACTACAACGCTATGCCGTAA
- a CDS encoding TDP-N-acetylfucosamine:lipid II N-acetylfucosaminyltransferase yields the protein MSNLIHVLGSDIPHHNVTVLRFFNDTLAAICPPAQTRRFMVVARDNAPFSHCGQLDIERFDSKRALTKALIRGAAAAPDERYFLHGQFNPSLWLAMLTGKIRPARLSWHVWGADLYEDSRRLRHRWFYLLRRRAQGRVGHVLATRGDLACYRQRHPSVPASLLYFPTRLATDIARATPDKADNRPLTLLVGNSGDASNRHSQALRAIHHHFGTGVSIIVPMGYPAGNDAYIATVRAQAERCFPAGQVQILTEQLAFDDYLALLRQCDAGYFLFPRQQGIGTLSLLIQLGLPFVLSRHNPFCQDLQAQQVPVLYEDDALDAAMIREAQRRMLALDPARIDFFYPNILQGWRQALSIAAGVPL from the coding sequence ATGAGTAATTTGATCCATGTGCTGGGTTCCGATATCCCGCATCATAATGTGACGGTGTTGCGTTTCTTTAACGATACGCTGGCGGCAATTTGCCCGCCGGCGCAGACCCGGCGTTTTATGGTGGTTGCCCGGGACAACGCGCCTTTTTCCCATTGCGGCCAGCTGGATATTGAACGGTTCGACAGCAAACGGGCATTGACCAAAGCGCTGATCCGCGGCGCCGCCGCGGCGCCGGACGAACGCTATTTTCTGCACGGCCAATTCAATCCCTCGCTCTGGCTGGCGATGCTGACGGGCAAAATACGCCCGGCGCGCCTGAGTTGGCACGTATGGGGCGCGGATCTGTATGAAGATTCACGCCGTCTGCGCCACCGGTGGTTCTATCTGCTGCGCCGCCGTGCTCAGGGACGGGTTGGCCATGTGCTCGCGACCCGGGGCGACCTGGCCTGTTACCGCCAGCGTCATCCGTCGGTACCGGCTTCGCTGCTCTATTTTCCCACCCGTCTGGCCACGGATATCGCGCGGGCGACGCCTGATAAGGCAGACAATCGGCCGCTGACGCTGCTGGTGGGGAATTCCGGTGATGCGTCTAACCGCCACAGTCAGGCACTGCGCGCCATTCATCATCACTTTGGTACCGGAGTAAGCATAATTGTGCCGATGGGCTATCCCGCCGGCAACGATGCCTATATTGCCACGGTGCGGGCGCAGGCAGAGCGCTGCTTCCCGGCTGGGCAGGTACAGATTCTCACCGAACAGTTGGCCTTTGACGATTATCTCGCGCTACTGCGGCAGTGCGATGCCGGCTATTTTCTGTTTCCACGCCAGCAGGGTATCGGCACGCTGAGCCTGTTGATCCAGCTTGGCCTGCCTTTCGTGCTCAGCCGGCACAATCCGTTCTGCCAGGATCTTCAGGCGCAGCAGGTGCCGGTGCTGTATGAGGATGACGCGCTCGACGCCGCCATGATCCGCGAGGCGCAGCGGCGCATGCTAGCGCTGGATCCGGCGCGCATCGACTTTTTTTACCCCAATATCCTGCAAGGCTGGCGCCAGGCGCTCTCCATCGCCGCGGGAGTACCGCTATGA
- the wzxE gene encoding lipid III flippase WzxE, translating to MPLVNASVWTALSTLIKIGAGLLVVKVLAVAFGPDGVGQVGNYRQLVTVLGVLSGAGIFNGMTKLVAEHQHQPEQLRAALGTGSAMVLGSSLLLAAVFIFAADPVSRALFGHERYRGAIVALAVIQLGIACANLGLAILKGYRDAAGNALAVSAGSLLGVAAFFACYRLGGYAGALAGLALLPAMALLPVVFMLWYRRRLPLSFLLPAWDSGYAALLSKFTVMALITAVTLPVAYVMMRNLLARSEGWAAVGIWQGVSSISDAYLQFITASFTVYLLPTLSRLTDKRAVAREIACALRFVLPAVAAVSLALWRLRDVAIRILFSAEFSAMSGLFAWQLVGDVLKVGAYVFGYLVVARAALRVYLLAEITQFVLLTGFSHWLIPRHGALGATQAYMATYIVYFALCGGLFLLYLRKK from the coding sequence ATGCCGCTGGTGAACGCCTCGGTCTGGACTGCACTGTCCACGCTGATTAAAATCGGCGCCGGCCTGCTGGTAGTAAAAGTGTTAGCGGTGGCCTTTGGCCCCGACGGCGTGGGGCAGGTGGGGAATTACCGCCAGTTGGTCACGGTGCTGGGCGTGTTGTCCGGCGCCGGCATCTTCAACGGTATGACCAAATTGGTGGCGGAGCACCAGCATCAGCCGGAGCAGCTGCGCGCGGCGTTGGGCACCGGTTCGGCGATGGTCCTCGGCTCCTCGCTGCTGCTGGCGGCCGTGTTCATCTTTGCCGCTGATCCGGTCAGCCGCGCACTGTTCGGCCACGAGCGATATCGGGGCGCCATTGTTGCGTTGGCGGTGATCCAGCTTGGCATCGCCTGCGCCAATCTGGGGCTGGCTATCTTGAAAGGATACCGCGACGCCGCCGGCAATGCCCTTGCCGTCAGCGCCGGCAGTCTGCTCGGCGTCGCGGCCTTCTTCGCCTGCTATCGCCTGGGTGGTTATGCGGGGGCGTTGGCCGGATTGGCGCTGCTGCCGGCGATGGCGCTGTTGCCGGTAGTGTTCATGTTGTGGTACCGGCGTCGACTGCCGCTGTCATTCTTGTTGCCCGCCTGGGACAGCGGCTATGCCGCCTTGTTGAGCAAGTTCACCGTTATGGCGCTCATTACCGCGGTCACGCTGCCGGTGGCCTATGTGATGATGCGGAATTTACTGGCGCGCAGCGAGGGGTGGGCGGCGGTGGGGATCTGGCAGGGCGTCAGCAGTATCTCGGACGCCTATTTGCAGTTTATCACCGCCTCGTTTACCGTTTATTTATTGCCCACGCTTTCGCGATTAACCGATAAACGGGCGGTGGCACGGGAAATCGCGTGCGCGCTGCGGTTTGTCTTGCCGGCGGTGGCGGCGGTCAGTCTGGCGCTTTGGCGGCTGCGCGATGTGGCGATACGGATTTTGTTTTCCGCCGAATTCAGCGCGATGAGCGGCTTATTTGCCTGGCAACTGGTGGGGGATGTTCTTAAAGTGGGCGCCTATGTTTTTGGCTATCTGGTGGTGGCCCGGGCGGCGCTGCGAGTCTATTTATTGGCTGAAATCACCCAGTTTGTCCTGCTGACCGGGTTTTCCCACTGGCTTATTCCGCGTCACGGCGCGCTGGGCGCGACCCAGGCCTATATGGCCACCTATATCGTCTATTTCGCGCTGTGCGGCGGTTTGTTCTTACTCTATCTTAGGAAAAAATGA
- the rffA gene encoding dTDP-4-amino-4,6-dideoxygalactose transaminase yields MIPFNAPPVVGTELGFMQAAMGSGKLCGDGGFTQRCQQWLQQRFGSAKVLLTPSCTASLEMAAILLDIRPGDEVIMPSYTFVSTANAFVLRGATIVFVDIRPDTLNIDETLIEAAITLKTRAIVPVHYAGVACEMDTIMAIAERHRLWVVEDAAQGVMATYKGRALGTIGHIGCFSFHETKNYTAGGEGGATLINDATLVERAEIIREKGTNRSQFFLGQVDKYTWLDIGSSYLMADLQAAYLWAQLEAADTINLRRLALWHRYASALEPLGGLMLPSVPATCQHNAHMFYVKLRDIDDRDAFIRHMKAADILTVFHYIPLHDSPAGRRFGRFHGSDRYTGSESRRLVRLPLFYNLSDDDQQRVIDAIHGYYR; encoded by the coding sequence ATGATTCCATTTAACGCGCCACCTGTGGTCGGTACCGAACTGGGCTTTATGCAGGCCGCCATGGGCAGCGGCAAGTTGTGCGGCGACGGCGGATTTACCCAGCGCTGCCAGCAATGGCTGCAGCAGCGCTTCGGCAGCGCGAAGGTGTTGCTTACGCCTTCTTGCACCGCCTCGCTGGAGATGGCGGCCATCCTGCTGGATATTCGTCCCGGCGATGAAGTCATTATGCCGAGCTACACTTTCGTTTCCACCGCTAACGCCTTTGTACTGCGCGGTGCGACCATTGTGTTCGTCGATATCCGCCCGGACACCCTGAATATCGATGAAACGCTGATAGAGGCGGCGATTACGCTAAAAACCCGCGCCATTGTGCCGGTCCACTATGCCGGTGTAGCCTGCGAAATGGATACTATAATGGCCATCGCCGAGCGGCATCGTTTGTGGGTCGTGGAGGATGCCGCCCAGGGGGTCATGGCGACCTATAAGGGGCGCGCCCTGGGCACTATCGGCCATATCGGCTGCTTTAGTTTCCACGAAACCAAAAACTATACCGCCGGTGGTGAAGGCGGCGCGACACTTATCAATGACGCGACTCTGGTCGAGCGGGCGGAGATCATTCGCGAAAAAGGCACCAACCGCAGCCAGTTTTTCCTCGGGCAGGTGGATAAATATACCTGGCTCGATATTGGTTCCAGTTACTTGATGGCCGATTTGCAAGCCGCCTACTTATGGGCACAGCTGGAGGCGGCGGACACCATCAATCTACGCCGCCTGGCGCTGTGGCATCGCTACGCTTCCGCGCTGGAACCTCTGGGCGGCCTGATGTTGCCGTCCGTTCCGGCGACTTGTCAGCACAATGCGCATATGTTTTACGTCAAATTGCGCGATATCGATGACCGCGACGCCTTCATCCGCCATATGAAAGCGGCGGACATCTTGACCGTGTTTCATTATATCCCGCTACACGACAGTCCGGCGGGCCGCCGCTTTGGCCGGTTCCACGGCAGCGATCGCTACACGGGTAGCGAAAGCCGACGCCTGGTGCGTCTACCGCTGTTTTATAATCTGAGCGACGACGATCAGCAACGCGTCATCGACGCGATACACGGCTACTACCGCTGA
- the rffC gene encoding dTDP-4-amino-4,6-dideoxy-D-galactose acyltransferase: MSVHANTDLLTWESDFFGRRLGRVAFDDAAPCLTSGGLTAFALVQAKVAAQATAQMDALSALGFRPVEGEIDCCYTLPASSGGAPVAALPAAEMRVAEASDIPALRALAAQTLTLSRFRPPWFSDEERQRFYAQWVENAVRGSFDHLCLVADGPTGLEGLVTLRDIGEQTARIGLLAVSYAARGRGTGKLLCRAALGWCRSRGFSQLRVATQTANLPALRLYLASGAQIVHAAHWLYRGPHDSI, translated from the coding sequence ATGTCCGTCCACGCCAATACTGATCTCCTGACCTGGGAGAGCGACTTTTTTGGCCGCCGTCTGGGCCGTGTCGCATTTGATGATGCCGCGCCCTGTCTGACGTCCGGGGGACTTACGGCGTTTGCGTTGGTGCAGGCGAAAGTGGCGGCGCAGGCAACGGCGCAAATGGATGCGCTCAGCGCCCTAGGCTTTCGGCCGGTAGAAGGTGAAATAGACTGCTGCTATACCTTGCCAGCCAGCTCCGGCGGTGCGCCCGTCGCGGCGTTGCCGGCGGCGGAAATGCGCGTGGCGGAGGCCTCCGATATTCCCGCGCTGCGCGCGTTGGCGGCGCAGACGCTGACGCTGAGCCGCTTTCGGCCGCCGTGGTTTAGCGATGAGGAGCGCCAGCGTTTTTATGCCCAGTGGGTGGAAAACGCCGTGCGCGGCAGTTTTGATCATCTCTGCCTGGTGGCGGACGGGCCCACCGGCCTGGAAGGGCTGGTGACGCTCAGGGATATCGGCGAACAAACGGCGCGTATCGGCCTGTTGGCGGTGTCTTACGCCGCCCGCGGTCGCGGTACCGGCAAATTGCTGTGCCGCGCGGCGTTGGGCTGGTGTCGCAGTCGCGGCTTCAGTCAACTGCGGGTGGCGACGCAAACCGCCAATCTGCCGGCGCTGCGGCTTTATCTGGCAAGCGGCGCGCAGATTGTGCATGCCGCGCATTGGTTATACCGAGGACCTCATGATTCCATTTAA
- the rfbA gene encoding glucose-1-phosphate thymidylyltransferase RfbA — MKGIVLAGGSGSRLYPITRGISKQLLPVYDKPMIYYPLSVLMLAGIRDILIITTPEEMPLFKRLLGAGEAFGVRLTYAAQPSPDGIAQAFLIGESFIGGDRCCLVLGDNIYFGQGFSPKLRQVASREQGATLFAYQVMDPERFGVVAFDDDFRAVALEEKPAHPRSRWAVTGLYFYDRQVVDFARRVTPSARGELEITSINQMYLEQRGLHVELLGRGFAWLDTGTHDSLIEASTFVQTVEKRQGFKIACLEEIGWRNGWLDDDGARRAAQALAKTGYGQYLLDLLNVRPRQY, encoded by the coding sequence ATGAAAGGTATTGTCTTGGCGGGCGGCAGCGGCAGTCGCCTCTATCCGATTACCCGCGGTATTTCCAAACAGCTGTTGCCCGTGTACGACAAGCCGATGATTTATTATCCGCTATCTGTACTGATGCTGGCGGGGATCCGCGACATTCTGATTATCACCACACCAGAAGAGATGCCATTATTCAAGCGGTTGCTCGGCGCGGGCGAGGCGTTTGGCGTTCGTCTGACTTATGCCGCCCAGCCGAGTCCCGACGGCATAGCGCAGGCGTTCCTGATTGGCGAAAGCTTTATCGGCGGTGACCGTTGCTGCCTGGTGCTCGGCGATAATATCTATTTCGGTCAGGGGTTCAGTCCCAAGCTGCGGCAGGTGGCGTCACGCGAGCAGGGCGCGACGCTATTCGCCTATCAGGTGATGGATCCTGAGCGTTTCGGCGTGGTGGCGTTCGACGACGATTTTCGCGCCGTCGCGCTTGAGGAAAAACCGGCCCATCCACGCTCACGCTGGGCGGTGACCGGGCTTTATTTCTATGATCGTCAGGTGGTGGATTTCGCCAGGCGGGTCACGCCTTCGGCGCGCGGAGAACTGGAGATTACGTCGATAAACCAGATGTATCTGGAGCAGCGCGGGCTGCACGTCGAGCTGCTGGGGCGGGGTTTTGCCTGGCTGGATACCGGCACTCATGACAGCCTGATTGAAGCCAGTACCTTTGTGCAGACCGTTGAGAAGCGCCAGGGGTTTAAAATCGCCTGTCTGGAGGAAATCGGTTGGCGCAACGGTTGGCTCGATGATGACGGCGCGCGGCGCGCGGCGCAGGCACTGGCGAAAACCGGTTATGGACAATATCTGTTGGATCTGCTCAATGTCCGTCCACGCCAATACTGA
- the rfbB gene encoding dTDP-glucose 4,6-dehydratase produces the protein MRCLLITGGAGFIGSALVRYILGATDYRVLVVDKLTYAGNLDSLAPVAGHPHYRFARADIGDGPAMARLLAEFQPYAIMHLAAESHVDRSIDGPAAFIDTNITGTSILLEAAREYWQALPPAARAAFRFHHVSTDEVYGDLPDDGSRFNESSPYAPSSPYSASKAASDHLARAWMRTYGLPVLVTHCSNNYGPYHFPEKLIPLMIINALAGKPLPVYGDGGQIRDWLYVEDHARALYQVVTRGRPGETYTIGGHNERRNIEVVEALCALLEQAGAPHPAGVTAFRQLITLVEDRPGHDRRYAIDAGKIARELGWRPQETFDSGLAKTVQWYLTHREWWQRVLDGSYRGERLGLGPGL, from the coding sequence ATGAGATGCCTGCTGATTACCGGCGGCGCGGGGTTTATCGGCTCGGCGCTGGTGCGCTATATCCTTGGCGCTACCGACTATCGGGTGCTGGTCGTCGACAAGTTGACCTATGCCGGCAATCTGGACTCGCTCGCGCCGGTGGCAGGGCATCCCCATTATCGCTTCGCCCGCGCCGATATCGGCGATGGCCCGGCGATGGCGCGGCTGCTCGCGGAGTTTCAGCCTTACGCCATCATGCATCTGGCGGCGGAAAGCCATGTCGATCGCTCCATTGACGGTCCGGCGGCGTTTATCGATACCAATATCACCGGGACCTCGATCCTTCTGGAAGCGGCGCGCGAATATTGGCAGGCTTTACCCCCCGCTGCCCGCGCCGCTTTTCGCTTTCATCATGTCTCCACCGATGAAGTATACGGCGATTTGCCCGATGACGGCAGCCGGTTTAACGAAAGCTCGCCCTATGCGCCCAGCAGCCCGTACTCCGCCTCGAAAGCCGCCAGCGATCATTTGGCGCGCGCCTGGATGCGCACTTACGGTCTGCCGGTGCTGGTAACCCATTGCTCCAATAATTATGGACCCTATCATTTTCCGGAAAAGCTGATTCCGCTGATGATTATCAACGCGCTGGCGGGCAAGCCGTTACCGGTTTACGGCGACGGCGGCCAGATTCGTGACTGGCTGTATGTGGAAGATCATGCCCGCGCGCTCTATCAGGTGGTGACCCGCGGCCGTCCCGGTGAAACCTATACCATCGGCGGCCATAACGAGCGGCGCAATATTGAGGTGGTCGAGGCGCTGTGCGCGCTATTGGAGCAGGCTGGTGCGCCTCATCCTGCCGGCGTCACGGCGTTCAGGCAACTCATTACGCTTGTAGAAGATCGGCCGGGGCATGACCGGCGCTATGCGATTGACGCCGGCAAAATTGCCCGGGAATTAGGCTGGCGGCCGCAGGAAACGTTTGACAGCGGCCTGGCGAAAACCGTGCAGTGGTATTTGACCCATCGTGAGTGGTGGCAGCGCGTTCTGGACGGCAGCTATCGCGGCGAACGTCTCGGTCTCGGGCCAGGCTTGTAA
- the wecC gene encoding UDP-N-acetyl-D-mannosamine dehydrogenase: MSFDTISVIGLGYIGLPTAAAFASRRKRVIGVDTNQHAVDTINRGAIHIIEPDLDRVVTEAVHEGLLRAVSQPQPADAFLIAVPTPFKGAHQPDLSYVQAAALALAPVLTPGCLVILESTSPVGTTEQMADWLAGARPDLTFPHQVGEAADINIAYCPERVLPGKVMVELIKNDRVIGGMTPRCSARAAELYRIFLEGECVVTHVRTAEMCKLTENSFRDVNIAFANELSVLCAEQQINVWELIALANRHPRVNILQPGPGVGGHCIAVDPWFIVAQNPAQARLIRTARQVNDDKPDWVVEKVKAAVVDCLNDSGRGSSDVTIACFGLAFKPDIDDLRESPALHVTQLIARWHRGQTLAVEPNVHALPASLDGLVTLVDRDQALATADVLVMLVDHQQFRAMAPGAIHQRWVVDTRGVWR, encoded by the coding sequence ATGAGTTTTGACACAATTTCCGTAATTGGACTGGGGTACATCGGTCTGCCCACCGCCGCGGCGTTTGCCTCGCGCCGCAAGCGGGTAATAGGGGTAGACACCAATCAGCACGCGGTGGATACCATTAACCGCGGCGCGATTCATATCATTGAACCCGATTTGGACCGGGTCGTAACCGAAGCCGTGCACGAGGGGCTGCTGCGGGCGGTAAGCCAGCCGCAGCCGGCGGACGCGTTCCTTATTGCCGTACCAACCCCTTTTAAAGGCGCTCATCAACCCGATCTCAGCTATGTGCAGGCGGCGGCGTTAGCGTTAGCGCCGGTGTTAACGCCGGGCTGTCTGGTGATCCTCGAATCCACCTCTCCGGTGGGGACAACCGAACAGATGGCCGACTGGCTGGCCGGTGCACGTCCCGATCTGACCTTCCCACACCAGGTGGGCGAAGCGGCGGATATCAATATCGCCTATTGCCCGGAGCGCGTGCTGCCCGGTAAGGTAATGGTGGAACTGATTAAAAATGACCGGGTGATCGGCGGTATGACGCCGCGCTGTTCGGCACGCGCCGCCGAGCTGTATCGCATTTTCCTGGAAGGGGAGTGCGTCGTAACACATGTCCGTACCGCCGAAATGTGTAAATTGACCGAAAACAGCTTCCGCGATGTCAATATTGCCTTCGCTAATGAACTGTCGGTGCTCTGTGCGGAACAGCAGATTAATGTCTGGGAACTGATAGCGCTGGCCAATCGCCATCCGCGGGTCAATATTCTGCAGCCGGGGCCAGGCGTCGGCGGCCATTGTATCGCGGTGGATCCCTGGTTCATTGTGGCGCAGAACCCGGCGCAGGCGCGGCTTATCCGCACCGCCCGCCAGGTCAACGATGATAAGCCCGACTGGGTGGTGGAAAAAGTAAAGGCGGCGGTGGTGGATTGCCTCAACGACAGCGGGCGCGGCAGTAGCGATGTGACCATCGCCTGCTTCGGGCTGGCGTTCAAGCCCGATATTGACGATTTGCGCGAAAGCCCCGCGCTGCACGTGACGCAGCTGATTGCCCGTTGGCATCGCGGCCAGACGCTGGCGGTGGAGCCGAATGTCCATGCACTGCCGGCATCGCTGGACGGGCTGGTCACGCTGGTTGACCGCGATCAGGCGCTGGCGACCGCCGATGTGCTGGTGATGCTGGTGGATCATCAACAGTTTCGCGCCATGGCGCCTGGTGCAATTCACCAGCGCTGGGTGGTGGATACCCGGGGAGTCTGGCGATGA